From one Triticum urartu cultivar G1812 chromosome 3, Tu2.1, whole genome shotgun sequence genomic stretch:
- the LOC125543849 gene encoding uncharacterized protein LOC125543849 isoform X6 yields MLSLACPPLRSDANKLLWRPCDTQEGGVPTASCAGQERVILHGSWWRSGSLTVCPAISALRTIVDYVACSRNRWTQQTPHGVQGWFQQLAVLKGSLVPRRNRTLAVSCVHRTEEVSKLNGAQIYVLKVAQCCLPE; encoded by the exons ATGCTCTCGCTTGCCTGCCCCCCCTTGAGATCCGATGCCAACAAGCTACTATGGCGGCCGTGTGACACACAGGAAGGAGGAGTTCCCACAGCATCCTGCGCGGGGCAGG AGCGTGTCATCCTCCATGGATCCTGGTGGCGCTCAGGATCTCTCACCGTATGTCCAGCAATATCGGCCTTAAGAACGATTGTGGACTATGTCGCCTGCTCTAGAAATCGATGGACGCAACAG ACCCCTCATGGTGTTCAAGGATGGTTTCAGCAGCTGGCAGTACTG AAAGGAAGCCTTGTGCCAAGGAGAAACAGAACTCTCGCTGTTTCTTGTGTTCACCGTACCGAAGAAGTGTCCAAG TTGAATGGCGCTCAAATTTATGTGCTAAAAGTAGCTCAATGCTGTTTACCTGAATGA
- the LOC125543849 gene encoding uncharacterized protein LOC125543849 isoform X1 — translation MLSLACPPLRSDANKLLWRPCDTQEGGVPTASCAGQERVILHGSWWRSGSLTVCPAISALRTIVDYVACSRNRWTQQTPHGVQGWFQQLAVLKGSLVPRRNRTLAVSCVHRTEEVSKREVWDEAIKKGDQFGLNSEFEIFQVSFECSFPIIQGCNNLVKVTYVPLFPNVSGGRDIDCIEQWV, via the exons ATGCTCTCGCTTGCCTGCCCCCCCTTGAGATCCGATGCCAACAAGCTACTATGGCGGCCGTGTGACACACAGGAAGGAGGAGTTCCCACAGCATCCTGCGCGGGGCAGG AGCGTGTCATCCTCCATGGATCCTGGTGGCGCTCAGGATCTCTCACCGTATGTCCAGCAATATCGGCCTTAAGAACGATTGTGGACTATGTCGCCTGCTCTAGAAATCGATGGACGCAACAG ACCCCTCATGGTGTTCAAGGATGGTTTCAGCAGCTGGCAGTACTG AAAGGAAGCCTTGTGCCAAGGAGAAACAGAACTCTCGCTGTTTCTTGTGTTCACCGTACCGAAGAAGTGTCCAAG AGAGAGGTTTGGGATGAAGCTATCAAGAAAGGAGACCAATTCGGGCTTAACTCTGAATTTGAGATTTTCCAAGTCAGTTTTGAGTGCTCTTTTCCAATCATACAGGGATGCAACAATCTTGTCAAAGTAACATATGTTCCTTTGTTTCCAAATGTTTCAGGCGGCCGGGACATTGATTGCATTGAACAATGGGTGTAG
- the LOC125543849 gene encoding uncharacterized protein LOC125543849 isoform X5 — protein MLSLACPPLRSDANKLLWRPCDTQEGGVPTASCAGQERVILHGSWWRSGSLTVCPAISALRTIVDYVACSRNRWTQQTPHGVQGWFQQLAVLKGSLVPRRNRTLAVSCVHRTEEVSKDNYMAKKQIKRKQLRFTERGLG, from the exons ATGCTCTCGCTTGCCTGCCCCCCCTTGAGATCCGATGCCAACAAGCTACTATGGCGGCCGTGTGACACACAGGAAGGAGGAGTTCCCACAGCATCCTGCGCGGGGCAGG AGCGTGTCATCCTCCATGGATCCTGGTGGCGCTCAGGATCTCTCACCGTATGTCCAGCAATATCGGCCTTAAGAACGATTGTGGACTATGTCGCCTGCTCTAGAAATCGATGGACGCAACAG ACCCCTCATGGTGTTCAAGGATGGTTTCAGCAGCTGGCAGTACTG AAAGGAAGCCTTGTGCCAAGGAGAAACAGAACTCTCGCTGTTTCTTGTGTTCACCGTACCGAAGAAGTGTCCAAG GATAATTACATGGCCAAGAAGCAAATAAAAAGAAAGCAACTACGATTTACAGAGAGAGGTTTGGGATGA
- the LOC125543849 gene encoding uncharacterized protein LOC125543849 isoform X3 → MLSLACPPLRSDANKLLWRPCDTQEGGVPTASCAGQERVILHGSWWRSGSLTVCPAISALRTIVDYVACSRNRWTQQTPHGVQGWFQQLAVLKGSLVPRRNRTLAVSCVHRTEEVSKREVWDEAIKKGDQFGLNSEFEIFQAAGTLIALNNGCSHEDFTASNIS, encoded by the exons ATGCTCTCGCTTGCCTGCCCCCCCTTGAGATCCGATGCCAACAAGCTACTATGGCGGCCGTGTGACACACAGGAAGGAGGAGTTCCCACAGCATCCTGCGCGGGGCAGG AGCGTGTCATCCTCCATGGATCCTGGTGGCGCTCAGGATCTCTCACCGTATGTCCAGCAATATCGGCCTTAAGAACGATTGTGGACTATGTCGCCTGCTCTAGAAATCGATGGACGCAACAG ACCCCTCATGGTGTTCAAGGATGGTTTCAGCAGCTGGCAGTACTG AAAGGAAGCCTTGTGCCAAGGAGAAACAGAACTCTCGCTGTTTCTTGTGTTCACCGTACCGAAGAAGTGTCCAAG AGAGAGGTTTGGGATGAAGCTATCAAGAAAGGAGACCAATTCGGGCTTAACTCTGAATTTGAGATTTTCCAA GCGGCCGGGACATTGATTGCATTGAACAATGGGTGTAGCCATGAAGACTTCACTGCATCAAACATCTCCTGA
- the LOC125543849 gene encoding uncharacterized protein LOC125543849 isoform X4 produces the protein MLSLACPPLRSDANKLLWRPCDTQEGGVPTASCAGQERVILHGSWWRSGSLTVCPAISALRTIVDYVACSRNRWTQQTPHGVQGWFQQLAVLKGSLVPRRNRTLAVSCVHRTEEVSKAAGTLIALNNGCSHEDFTASNIS, from the exons ATGCTCTCGCTTGCCTGCCCCCCCTTGAGATCCGATGCCAACAAGCTACTATGGCGGCCGTGTGACACACAGGAAGGAGGAGTTCCCACAGCATCCTGCGCGGGGCAGG AGCGTGTCATCCTCCATGGATCCTGGTGGCGCTCAGGATCTCTCACCGTATGTCCAGCAATATCGGCCTTAAGAACGATTGTGGACTATGTCGCCTGCTCTAGAAATCGATGGACGCAACAG ACCCCTCATGGTGTTCAAGGATGGTTTCAGCAGCTGGCAGTACTG AAAGGAAGCCTTGTGCCAAGGAGAAACAGAACTCTCGCTGTTTCTTGTGTTCACCGTACCGAAGAAGTGTCCAAG GCGGCCGGGACATTGATTGCATTGAACAATGGGTGTAGCCATGAAGACTTCACTGCATCAAACATCTCCTGA
- the LOC125543849 gene encoding uncharacterized protein LOC125543849 isoform X2 codes for MPTSYYGGRVTHRKEEFPQHPARGRLLVSAERVILHGSWWRSGSLTVCPAISALRTIVDYVACSRNRWTQQTPHGVQGWFQQLAVLKGSLVPRRNRTLAVSCVHRTEEVSKREVWDEAIKKGDQFGLNSEFEIFQVSFECSFPIIQGCNNLVKVTYVPLFPNVSGGRDIDCIEQWV; via the exons ATGCCAACAAGCTACTATGGCGGCCGTGTGACACACAGGAAGGAGGAGTTCCCACAGCATCCTGCGCGGGGCAGG CTCCTTGTCTCTGCAGAGCGTGTCATCCTCCATGGATCCTGGTGGCGCTCAGGATCTCTCACCGTATGTCCAGCAATATCGGCCTTAAGAACGATTGTGGACTATGTCGCCTGCTCTAGAAATCGATGGACGCAACAG ACCCCTCATGGTGTTCAAGGATGGTTTCAGCAGCTGGCAGTACTG AAAGGAAGCCTTGTGCCAAGGAGAAACAGAACTCTCGCTGTTTCTTGTGTTCACCGTACCGAAGAAGTGTCCAAG AGAGAGGTTTGGGATGAAGCTATCAAGAAAGGAGACCAATTCGGGCTTAACTCTGAATTTGAGATTTTCCAAGTCAGTTTTGAGTGCTCTTTTCCAATCATACAGGGATGCAACAATCTTGTCAAAGTAACATATGTTCCTTTGTTTCCAAATGTTTCAGGCGGCCGGGACATTGATTGCATTGAACAATGGGTGTAG
- the LOC125543849 gene encoding uncharacterized protein LOC125543849 isoform X7: MSPALEIDGRNRPLMVFKDGFSSWQYWYVRDAEQFGPWNSSTRFRTALAEERKPCAKEKQNSRCFLCSPYRRSVQGGRDIDCIEQWV, from the exons ATGTCGCCTGCTCTAGAAATCGATGGACGCAACAG ACCCCTCATGGTGTTCAAGGATGGTTTCAGCAGCTGGCAGTACTGGTACGTACGTGATGCAGAGCAGTTCGGACCATGGAATTCTTCTACTCGATTCAGAACAGCATTAGC TGAAGAAAGGAAGCCTTGTGCCAAGGAGAAACAGAACTCTCGCTGTTTCTTGTGTTCACCGTACCGAAGAAGTGTCCAAG GCGGCCGGGACATTGATTGCATTGAACAATGGGTGTAG
- the LOC125543852 gene encoding protein transport protein Sec61 subunit beta-like → MVANGDAPARGSAAAAASLRRRRTTSGAAAAGGGGGASTMLQFYTDEAAGRKMSPNAVLIMSIGFIAVVAVLHVFGKLYRTPN, encoded by the coding sequence ATGGTGGCTAATGGCGATGCACCTGCAAGAGGGAGTGCAGCTGCAGCTGCAAGCTTGCGCAGACGTAGAACCACCAGTGGTGCTGCCGCtgctggaggtggtggcggcgccAGTACAATGCTTCAGTTCTATACTGATGAGGCTGCTGGGCGCAAGATGTCCCCAAATGCTGTTCTGATCATGAGTATAGGGTTTATTGCCGTCGTTGCCGTACTCCATGTTTTCGGCAAGCTGTACCGCACCCCTAATTAG